Genomic window (Arachis hypogaea cultivar Tifrunner chromosome 13, arahy.Tifrunner.gnm2.J5K5, whole genome shotgun sequence):
CTGGCGGAATCGGCGTAGCCGCGGCGGTAGAGCATCTGAGAGAGCTGGGTGCTCTTTCCGGAACCGGTTTCTCCGATGACAACAACGACGGGATTGCGCTCAACAGTTTCAATGATCTTTTCTTCATATTGCACTATTGGAAGTGTTGCCATCGAATCCATCAAGTGAAACCGAAAGAAAAGAAACCGCAAGTTGGACCTTTCAGAGTCTTAAATAGTAAATACTCTCTGCTGAAGACTGGCCTCCTAAACTGAGAGGGAGCAAGTTATTGCATTTGTTTCAAAATCTACGttgtaaattttattaaaaactttatttttattttagagatatCAGTATATCACATAtcacaaattttaattatcaaattattctctaattttttgggcggaacttttaaaaaaaaaatttcagagttattttcttttaaaagattttatgaaaaagtaaaaataattttatattttaatatttttttatttatcaattatatttaggtataacaatataaaagtactttttgtttatttattatatgaaaaaataattttaaaaaaatatcttttaaaaaaatataaatgacagtttctaaaaaaaagattttttttatttttctagtgtttttatttttactactagaaatttgtcaaacacgttaaaaaataaaaaaaattattaaaaaaatctttttttattaagataatgACGCCGAAACAAGcactttattttgttatattaaatttcagtaaaaaaaaagataattaatttgtATAACAAAATACAATCTTAAGAACTAATTGGATaataaaatttgtgaaaaaactaaaatatcttactattttttttatatataaatttgaaTATTAATGTCTATCTTATTCTATACAAATTTGACTACTTCAATATCCGAGCTGCTAGGAAAATGAACTTTGGGGCAAGTTAATTGTTCAATTTTTGGAACTTATAAGGTCTTTAATTATTTTGTGTGTATATATTTAAGTAGTTGGTCCAACATTGCAAACGAAATGATGATAGATCTATACATTATTTGAAAGGGGCAACTTATTTGCTGTTTGCTGACTCTTATCATCTTCTAGCTTCTGCACCAATATCACAAATAATGCCTACATCCATTCTCCCTTCCCAAGTAAGTCTCAAAATCTTGTAGATGATCGATTTTATCAATCGTTTCTATCAAATCTTGAtggtttttctttttaaaaaaattactattttatcttttacttataaGGATATATTGTTTAATTAACTGCGTTACTAATTGTTCGCTACAATGGAATTCATTCTCGTTGGTTTTCATAATATGGATTGAACAAacagaaaacaatagtaataattaattaataatgagaTGCATGAAACAAATTTGCCATAGAATGTCAAGATTTAGGAACAGTTACACATAATTAAGACCAATGCAAAATTAATTTGTGTTGTCCCACGTTCATGAGTTTTGTTCTCTTGTGATTTCTCAGAACGGAAACACAAGAACCACAAAAATGAGTTCAAGGCAACGTCCATTACATGCATGTGGAGTTTCCATGATAGCAATGGCAGAAATTGCGATTGGAAAAACCCAGAATGTCAATGGTCCATTGGGTGCAAACTTGAGAAGGATAATTGCAAAACTTTCGAGATCCACCACACCCCTTATTTATGCAATGCAATGCCAATTGCTAGCCATACTATCCTTCATGGATGATCACATCATAACAGCAGAGAAAATCTCCGAGAAAGTGTTCCCATCCTCTGCGGTGGCCTTCGACAAAGTCGATGAACTAGTCCTAATCATAGCCTCCATGCCAGAGAAATTTGATGGGGCAGTGAACAAGGTCCTAGCAGTGATCCACAAAGTGCCATTGCTAGAACGGGCAATGACCCTTTTCATATCAATGTTGAATGGTTTTGCTTCTATCTTGGATCATTATTGGGGCCGTGGAGATTCAATAAGAACAAAGGAGAAAACCATAGGtgttgattcttcttcttcttctggatACATTTCCTTGGAGAACTTTCCTCCTATATTGGAGGCCGAAATCAAAGGGACTCACGACAAGAAGGCAGCGGCAGTGTTGCCTAGTTGCGCAAAAGGGTCTTACAAGCAGGCATTACTGGAGAGTGGTAACAAAGAAAGGAACAATccacatgatgatgatgacgagaaGGAGGTTGATGGaggtgaattgtgtgaagttagTGAAGAAGGGGAAAAGAAGCAAGATGATAGAAGAAGTGAAGTTGAAGAGAATGATAAGTGTGAAAGTAACAAGGGTGGTGATGTTCTTTTGAAATTGTTTGATTCATGGCTCATGAACCCAGGTCGTTTCTAGAAAACCATGAAGAATAATGCAATTAGCTAGCTAGCTAACTAGAATCTCcatttctagtattttttttattgatttatttgtttTGCAGTTTTGTTTCAATGTTACCCAAACATTCTTGAAAGTAGCTTGTTACtctgtaattttaattttgtccaaCAAAGCAATCAAGTCCGTTCTTACCACTTATTGAGTTAACAGTGTATAATTGTATATATAGGCAATGATTTACTTAgtataataatacaaatttattgattttttatgtgTGAATCTTTCAATTCCAACAATAGAGGAGAACTATAGGATGTTGAGAAATTAATAACATAGCAGCCTCCTTATCAATGAAGCTAAGGGGCTATTGAGTGTTGAGGGTACAATAGAACTtatcacaaaataaaataattcgtCTAGGAATTATTCCGGGAAGATAGGCACTTGGTGCGTCCATCTGCATGTTGCAAAGTCAACACCCAACAGAGAAGAATATCCATTTTAGTTTTGGTTGCTGTATGTTTGGATCCTGAGTGTGACAAAGTCAAATCATCATGATCGTCATCAATAACGATGTTCCTGAATTCTGATAGTGCTTCACGGATTCCCTCTGATCTACGTTCAAGTTGGCTTGATGACATAACCACAAATGAAGCAACTGTGCTAAGAATGAATTCGCACCTTAGGACAATTTCTTACGTTGGATATTTGACTCCAACAACTGAACCATCACATGATACCGTTTCGTAAAGGCAATTCTTGACCGCAGATCAGGCAACTTGACATTTTTAACACCCAAAAGTTCTCAATCAAATTAATAAAGGTAAGAAAGAAAGAATCTAAGTTTTAAAGTAGAaaacagacaaaaaaaaaaaactaaaaatatcagAAATCAGATGCAGAGTTTGGATGTTCAGAAACCTTCTTTTA
Coding sequences:
- the LOC112792579 gene encoding uncharacterized protein, with translation MPTSILPSQNGNTRTTKMSSRQRPLHACGVSMIAMAEIAIGKTQNVNGPLGANLRRIIAKLSRSTTPLIYAMQCQLLAILSFMDDHIITAEKISEKVFPSSAVAFDKVDELVLIIASMPEKFDGAVNKVLAVIHKVPLLERAMTLFISMLNGFASILDHYWGRGDSIRTKEKTIGVDSSSSSGYISLENFPPILEAEIKGTHDKKAAAVLPSCAKGSYKQALLESGNKERNNPHDDDDEKEVDGGELCEVSEEGEKKQDDRRSEVEENDKCESNKGGDVLLKLFDSWLMNPGRF